From the Priestia koreensis genome, one window contains:
- a CDS encoding SDR family oxidoreductase gives MTHIEGKVVVIMGASSGIGEATTKKLAEEGAKLVIAARREDRLESLAKSLPNADISYAVADVTNKEDVQAVIDLAMEKHGRVDVLYNNAGIMPTAPLAETRFDEWRQMLDINIMGVLNGIAAVLPVMKKQQSGHIIATDSVAGHVVYPGSAVYCGTKFAVRAIMEGLRQEEKDNNVRSTIISPGAVTTELYTTINHAADRESVRDLMSKGEEGFSLKSSDVGDAVAYAISTPETVAVSEILIRPTKQMV, from the coding sequence ATGACACATATTGAAGGAAAAGTAGTTGTAATTATGGGAGCTTCAAGTGGAATTGGTGAAGCGACTACAAAAAAACTTGCAGAAGAAGGGGCAAAGTTGGTTATTGCAGCCCGTCGCGAAGATCGTTTAGAGTCACTTGCTAAATCTTTACCAAATGCAGACATTTCGTATGCCGTAGCGGATGTAACAAACAAAGAGGATGTTCAAGCAGTAATTGATCTTGCAATGGAAAAGCACGGTCGTGTGGATGTTCTTTATAATAACGCTGGAATTATGCCTACTGCACCACTTGCTGAAACACGCTTTGACGAATGGCGCCAAATGTTAGACATTAACATTATGGGCGTTCTGAATGGAATTGCAGCAGTTTTACCGGTGATGAAAAAACAACAATCCGGGCACATTATTGCCACAGACTCAGTTGCAGGACACGTTGTCTATCCTGGTTCTGCCGTATATTGTGGGACGAAGTTTGCAGTTCGCGCTATTATGGAAGGACTACGTCAAGAAGAAAAGGACAATAACGTTCGATCAACGATTATCTCACCAGGAGCTGTCACGACTGAACTTTATACAACGATTAATCATGCTGCAGACCGCGAATCAGTAAGAGATCTTATGAGCAAAGGGGAAGAAGGATTTTCACTAAAATCAAGCGATGTGGGAGATGCAGTAGCATATGCCATTAGCACACCTGAAACAGTAGCGGTAAGTGAAATCTTAATTCGCCCAACTAAACAAATGGTTTAA
- a CDS encoding GNAT family N-acetyltransferase has protein sequence MIIYKGTPMIETKRLMLRKIEMNDARRMFDYIFSDHRVMDNLIKGPHKEISETIDRLTEITNQYRSEKFCYWGIEMKESGELIGTIDLYNIDDGTENCEVGYNIGFNWWNQGYGSEALHAIIEFAFRFMNIHKISATHNIDNPASGRIMLKVGMKREGIIRHMIRKNNQYKDCGIYGILQQEYLETNLPYRTVILNIVH, from the coding sequence ATGATTATTTATAAAGGTACACCGATGATTGAAACCAAAAGGCTTATGTTAAGAAAAATAGAAATGAATGATGCACGTAGAATGTTTGATTACATATTCTCAGATCATCGTGTAATGGATAATTTAATCAAGGGACCGCATAAAGAGATTTCTGAAACAATCGATCGATTGACTGAAATTACGAATCAATATAGGAGCGAAAAGTTTTGTTATTGGGGAATTGAAATGAAGGAAAGTGGTGAACTGATTGGTACGATAGATCTATATAATATCGATGACGGCACGGAAAATTGTGAAGTTGGATATAACATCGGATTTAATTGGTGGAATCAAGGATATGGATCAGAAGCATTGCATGCGATTATTGAATTCGCATTTCGTTTTATGAATATCCATAAAATATCAGCCACACATAATATCGATAACCCCGCATCAGGTAGGATTATGTTAAAAGTGGGAATGAAACGTGAAGGTATTATTAGGCATATGATTCGAAAAAATAATCAATACAAGGATTGTGGAATTTATGGCATTCTCCAACAAGAATATTTAGAAACGAACTTGCCTTATCGAACCGTAATCTTGAACATAGTTCATTAA
- a CDS encoding suppressor of fused domain protein — translation MNVIFWKNNGRKKNLAQIKDRYDENFGTPHRIVKYNWKGGEETSILKDEDFTISRGFFYIFEYAPTAERVVWTYVSLGMSEKSMLNAIKSELIWLSHQQNEEIFEFLPSLVSYPFHYDASFDYGQTISNSEAISPFAMNTLLICPAFIEYQDSRSLLELFDCQRKELLWLLPIHSNEKEYIKEKGDFSSLFDLWEEREIDSLMLCDLNRASTLN, via the coding sequence GTGAACGTTATTTTTTGGAAAAATAATGGTCGAAAGAAAAACTTAGCACAGATAAAAGATCGTTATGATGAGAATTTTGGAACTCCTCATCGAATCGTGAAATACAACTGGAAGGGCGGGGAAGAAACTTCTATTTTAAAAGACGAAGATTTCACGATTTCTCGTGGCTTTTTTTACATTTTTGAGTACGCTCCTACAGCTGAACGGGTAGTTTGGACGTATGTATCACTGGGAATGTCAGAAAAGAGTATGTTAAATGCCATAAAATCAGAGTTAATTTGGCTTTCGCACCAACAAAACGAAGAGATTTTTGAATTTCTTCCAAGCTTAGTGAGTTATCCATTTCATTATGATGCCTCTTTTGATTATGGACAAACGATATCTAACTCTGAAGCTATTTCTCCCTTTGCTATGAATACGCTATTAATTTGTCCTGCTTTTATTGAATATCAGGATTCACGAAGCCTCTTAGAGCTGTTTGATTGTCAGCGTAAAGAACTACTATGGCTGTTACCTATTCATAGTAATGAGAAAGAATACATAAAGGAAAAGGGAGATTTTAGTAGCCTTTTTGATTTATGGGAGGAGAGAGAAATTGATTCACTAATGCTCTGTGATCTTAATCGCGCATCTACTTTAAATTAG
- a CDS encoding iron-containing alcohol dehydrogenase — MKSYSYFCATQIEMGIGKSKKISEMLESLRVGSSILVVSDPGVVGAGLVSPIIHTLEASGYRVVLFDSVEQNPRDTNCLEGAQLFRDFGADAVVAIGGGSAMDTGKAIALCGPNGGIPSDYADGQRLYENIAPIICIPTTAGTGSEVTRSSVITESSTHRKMTLKHTSLRPVLAVLDPELTFSVPPSVTAATGVDALVHAIEGYTCKGTNPISQAFGAKAMKTIVSALPIAFRDGQNEEARHDMLEGSLLAGLCFGSTDVAAVHCLAEALGGLYDTPHGVANAVFLPYVLRFNSMENKGLHATLGRYMNFASDSDSDEIAVEKLIQGIVKLTESLNIPKLKDLEGVKKEDFPRVVELAMQNNSTSSNVRSINETDYMHILEQAYSDRIEINLNSNVESLR, encoded by the coding sequence GTGAAATCCTATAGTTATTTTTGTGCTACTCAAATTGAGATGGGAATCGGAAAGTCTAAAAAAATATCAGAAATGTTAGAATCCTTAAGGGTTGGTTCATCCATTTTAGTTGTAAGTGATCCTGGTGTAGTTGGTGCAGGCCTTGTTTCACCTATTATACATACCCTAGAGGCTTCAGGTTATCGAGTAGTGTTATTTGATTCAGTTGAACAGAATCCTCGAGATACAAATTGTTTAGAGGGCGCTCAACTATTTCGTGACTTTGGTGCAGATGCAGTCGTAGCAATTGGTGGTGGAAGTGCCATGGATACAGGAAAAGCCATTGCTTTGTGCGGTCCAAATGGGGGGATACCATCTGATTATGCAGATGGTCAACGGTTATATGAGAACATTGCACCTATAATTTGTATTCCAACTACTGCAGGTACAGGTTCAGAGGTAACTCGGTCTTCTGTAATTACCGAATCATCTACACATCGAAAAATGACACTCAAACATACTTCATTAAGACCTGTGTTGGCTGTTCTTGATCCTGAATTAACGTTTAGTGTTCCTCCCTCTGTTACAGCTGCTACAGGTGTTGATGCATTGGTTCATGCAATTGAAGGTTATACCTGTAAAGGAACAAATCCAATTTCACAAGCGTTTGGAGCTAAGGCGATGAAAACCATCGTTTCAGCATTGCCTATTGCTTTTCGTGATGGACAAAATGAAGAAGCTCGCCACGACATGCTAGAAGGTAGTCTGTTGGCAGGTCTCTGTTTCGGATCTACTGATGTGGCTGCTGTCCACTGCTTAGCAGAAGCGCTAGGAGGACTTTATGATACGCCTCATGGAGTTGCCAATGCCGTATTTTTACCTTATGTACTAAGATTTAATTCTATGGAGAATAAAGGGTTGCATGCTACATTAGGGAGATATATGAACTTTGCTAGCGATTCCGATTCAGACGAAATAGCCGTTGAAAAACTCATTCAAGGAATTGTGAAGTTAACTGAATCTTTAAATATTCCAAAGTTAAAAGATTTAGAGGGTGTAAAAAAAGAAGATTTTCCACGAGTAGTAGAATTAGCGATGCAAAACAACTCAACATCAAGTAACGTTCGTTCGATTAACGAGACTGATTACATGCACATTTTGGAACAAGCTTATTCTGATCGTATAGAGATAAATTTGAACTCTAACGTAGAAAGCTTGCGTTAA
- a CDS encoding RNA-guided endonuclease InsQ/TnpB family protein, with product MNVQLETPHRKGTKKTLPEGWVTLGYQYAIFPTDEQKEHLNRAFGCERKVYNEYVAHLYTELEASGFAGGFIRHKVPNYTEITCRFAFLDRSNDSFVYNDAKRRFQAAVQKYNETFARKPIQYKKKARNRMNTEGYIPSIRDIKGLPQFHQKKNAKHSYTTNQTNQNIRVIHENGAVFLRVPKFPEGISLQLHRPLPAEGLLKKATIRREGERYLVSLSIDFPSEKVEKKHNVSADKVIGLDYSQADLYVDSEGRKANYGRYYRLIEKRQRRMNKSLARKKNAAPLDENGAIQYSRTYQKQMNAYRTLLAKSKNQRKDFLHKRSYQIINEYDAIVVEDLDLTNLAQMRKLGKNVHDNGFGMFRTMLQYKAERNGKHYIVADRYFPSSKQCSQCGHLHDNLSLSDRVYVCQNDTCCTKIDRDYNAGLNLKHYGIRVLKEQGMTL from the coding sequence GTGAATGTTCAATTGGAAACACCACATCGAAAAGGAACCAAAAAAACATTACCCGAAGGATGGGTGACGCTTGGGTATCAATATGCGATTTTCCCTACAGACGAGCAGAAAGAACACTTAAACCGCGCGTTTGGGTGTGAACGTAAAGTCTACAATGAATATGTTGCCCATCTCTACACCGAATTAGAAGCCTCCGGCTTTGCAGGTGGATTCATTCGCCATAAGGTTCCAAATTACACAGAAATTACGTGTCGTTTTGCCTTTTTAGATCGTTCCAATGATTCATTTGTGTACAACGATGCCAAAAGACGCTTTCAAGCTGCTGTCCAAAAATATAATGAAACCTTTGCGCGAAAACCAATCCAGTATAAAAAGAAGGCACGAAACCGAATGAACACGGAAGGATACATTCCTTCGATTCGTGATATAAAAGGATTGCCTCAGTTTCATCAGAAGAAGAACGCCAAACACAGCTATACCACGAACCAAACCAATCAAAATATCCGTGTTATTCACGAAAATGGAGCGGTCTTTTTACGTGTCCCCAAATTCCCTGAGGGAATTTCCCTTCAACTGCACCGTCCTTTACCTGCGGAAGGACTCCTAAAAAAAGCTACCATCCGACGAGAAGGTGAGCGTTATTTGGTGTCCCTTTCCATCGATTTCCCTTCGGAAAAAGTGGAGAAAAAACACAACGTTTCTGCCGATAAAGTAATTGGATTGGACTATAGTCAAGCGGACTTGTATGTGGATAGCGAAGGTCGAAAAGCAAATTACGGTCGATATTACCGACTCATTGAGAAACGTCAACGTCGAATGAATAAGTCCCTAGCTCGTAAGAAAAACGCAGCTCCTCTCGATGAGAATGGAGCGATTCAGTACAGTCGTACCTATCAAAAACAAATGAACGCGTATCGAACCTTACTGGCGAAGTCCAAAAATCAACGAAAGGATTTCCTTCACAAGCGTAGTTATCAGATAATCAATGAGTACGACGCGATTGTGGTAGAAGATCTTGATTTGACGAACCTTGCTCAAATGCGAAAACTAGGGAAAAATGTGCACGATAATGGCTTTGGAATGTTCCGCACAATGTTGCAGTACAAAGCAGAGAGAAACGGTAAACACTACATCGTAGCGGATCGCTATTTCCCTTCAAGTAAACAGTGCAGTCAATGCGGACACCTCCACGATAACCTTTCGCTCTCTGATCGTGTGTATGTATGCCAAAATGACACGTGTTGCACAAAAATCGATCGAGATTATAATGCCGGATTAAATCTCAAACACTATGGAATTCGTGTTTTGAAGGAACAAGGTATGACATTATAA
- a CDS encoding GNAT family N-acetyltransferase: MGGQTSTHLFRIDGEDLYLQEFSIQDANRICEISNEPEIAEFLPDWKSTKYQRINWITNYEIPGNKAFLYVAANLSDKDHHILKLGIFIKQTDEFIGWCCTGIKDELPFPNREIMYAISSSYQKKGYATRASKALIHYLFTHTKMETLNAVALINNNASHSVIKKCCFIYRGERMIENERYYHYTLTKGEWEKKHK, translated from the coding sequence ATGGGCGGCCAAACATCAACACACTTATTTCGAATAGATGGTGAAGATCTTTACCTTCAAGAGTTTTCAATCCAAGATGCGAACCGGATTTGCGAAATATCGAATGAACCAGAAATAGCTGAATTTTTACCAGACTGGAAATCAACAAAGTACCAACGGATAAATTGGATCACTAATTACGAAATTCCAGGAAACAAAGCGTTTCTTTATGTTGCAGCGAATCTATCAGATAAAGACCACCATATCTTAAAGCTAGGGATATTTATTAAACAGACGGATGAATTCATCGGCTGGTGCTGCACAGGTATAAAAGATGAACTTCCTTTTCCGAACAGGGAAATCATGTACGCGATTTCAAGCAGCTATCAAAAGAAGGGGTATGCCACAAGAGCCTCTAAAGCACTCATTCATTACTTGTTTACTCATACAAAAATGGAAACACTTAATGCAGTAGCTCTCATTAATAATAATGCATCCCATAGCGTAATCAAAAAATGCTGTTTCATCTATCGAGGTGAACGGATGATAGAAAATGAGCGCTATTATCATTACACGCTGACAAAGGGGGAATGGGAGAAAAAACATAAATAA
- a CDS encoding methyl-accepting chemotaxis protein → MKLKSKFFVVMFVTLLLFLSVEVYLMNVLLKTNDQINQIDQESMQVAHYADRLKLDVVQVQQFLQDISSTRGQNGLDDGFKNAEIYAKDFKTTLNQLRKKNQSEEKIKKMEKLFKPYYTLGKKMAHDYVNEGPSKGNQSMQKFDGFADQINKRVDVYRQEATKKMQHNLDDLNKQTKQAVSMSIALLIINSLLGIGLFLFIILPILRNVKKLGTAANLLSAGDLSKPIQFRGKDENGELGNILENTRTRWSEMVTEMKEHAELLSSTSQQVITETEQTESTAQQIADTINSLAIEMESQSSNVNDILENTQNVSTQIMKGNEIAQIGLESALQAEYTANGGKDTIEHSIKSLEKLQEEFGVTTIKMKELGEKSSQIVTIVNLITTISEQTNLLALNAAIEAARAGEHGKGFSVVAGEVRKLAEDTKMATQKISDLVATIQHDTKQTIDLQTKNLAALHTNVQSIQTGSKSLEQILIETNETKNRSEENKGVFAHIHDLSHNVYEKTASIAEHTETSAAASQEIAAASQEEVRMMGRVKENMNEIVKIARLLDKQVKKFNI, encoded by the coding sequence ATGAAACTAAAGTCTAAGTTTTTTGTTGTTATGTTTGTCACGCTCCTTCTTTTTTTAAGCGTTGAAGTTTATTTAATGAATGTCTTACTTAAAACTAATGATCAGATCAACCAAATCGATCAGGAATCTATGCAAGTCGCTCATTATGCAGATCGATTAAAATTAGATGTCGTTCAAGTACAGCAATTCCTTCAAGACATTAGTTCTACAAGAGGTCAAAATGGGCTAGATGATGGTTTTAAGAACGCGGAGATCTATGCAAAAGATTTCAAGACGACACTTAACCAATTAAGGAAAAAAAATCAATCTGAAGAAAAGATCAAAAAAATGGAAAAATTATTTAAACCCTATTACACTCTAGGGAAGAAAATGGCGCATGATTACGTGAATGAAGGGCCTTCTAAAGGAAATCAATCTATGCAAAAATTTGATGGATTTGCGGATCAGATTAATAAACGGGTAGATGTATATCGACAAGAAGCAACAAAAAAAATGCAGCATAACTTGGATGATTTAAATAAACAAACAAAGCAAGCTGTTTCAATGTCTATTGCATTGTTAATCATTAATAGTTTACTTGGAATCGGGTTGTTTTTATTTATTATTCTCCCTATTTTACGCAATGTGAAAAAGTTGGGAACGGCAGCAAATCTGTTATCAGCTGGAGATCTCTCGAAGCCTATTCAATTTCGAGGGAAAGACGAAAATGGTGAACTGGGGAATATATTGGAAAACACAAGAACTCGTTGGAGTGAAATGGTTACAGAAATGAAGGAGCACGCCGAGTTGTTGTCGTCAACTAGTCAACAGGTTATCACTGAAACGGAACAAACCGAATCAACAGCTCAGCAAATAGCAGATACTATTAATAGCTTGGCAATTGAAATGGAGTCTCAATCAAGTAATGTAAATGACATATTAGAAAACACTCAAAATGTTTCCACGCAAATTATGAAGGGGAACGAGATTGCACAGATTGGTTTAGAAAGTGCACTTCAAGCAGAATATACAGCTAATGGGGGAAAAGACACGATTGAGCACAGTATTAAGTCGTTAGAAAAACTGCAAGAAGAGTTTGGTGTGACGACTATAAAAATGAAGGAACTTGGAGAAAAATCTTCTCAAATTGTTACAATTGTCAACCTCATTACCACTATTTCTGAGCAAACAAATTTGCTTGCACTAAACGCAGCGATAGAAGCTGCAAGAGCAGGAGAGCATGGGAAAGGATTTTCAGTAGTAGCTGGGGAAGTACGAAAACTAGCAGAAGATACTAAAATGGCTACTCAAAAGATCTCTGACCTTGTTGCTACCATTCAACATGATACGAAGCAAACCATTGATTTACAAACGAAAAACCTAGCGGCGCTTCATACAAACGTTCAGTCTATCCAAACAGGAAGTAAATCGTTGGAGCAGATCTTAATTGAAACAAATGAAACGAAAAATCGCAGCGAAGAGAACAAAGGAGTATTTGCTCATATTCATGATTTATCACATAATGTTTATGAGAAAACAGCATCTATCGCGGAACATACAGAAACATCGGCAGCAGCTTCTCAGGAAATAGCAGCAGCCTCTCAAGAAGAGGTAAGGATGATGGGAAGAGTTAAAGAAAACATGAATGAAATCGTCAAAATCGCTCGTTTGTTAGATAAACAGGTCAAAAAATTCAATATATAA
- a CDS encoding TetR/AcrR family transcriptional regulator: protein MDKKQQIIDESIKVFVEYGFHGAPITKLVKSAHVSNGTFFYYFKTKEDLITAIYVSTKEEIYHEIVLDIKEVVSVKKSMRNLWMNWANWGIANEQKFKFLEIFASSPYINSLEKKEVADTFIFIEELLQKGIRDEIIIPMDITLLSHIFYSSIRTTIMYQQIKSLSQEEMETIFNLMWKSIVDV, encoded by the coding sequence ATGGATAAAAAACAGCAAATTATAGATGAATCGATAAAAGTGTTTGTTGAATATGGGTTTCATGGAGCACCTATTACCAAGCTTGTAAAATCAGCTCATGTGTCAAACGGTACCTTTTTTTATTACTTCAAAACAAAAGAAGACTTGATAACGGCTATCTACGTCTCGACAAAAGAGGAAATTTATCATGAGATTGTCTTAGATATTAAAGAAGTTGTATCGGTAAAAAAAAGCATGCGTAATCTTTGGATGAATTGGGCGAATTGGGGAATTGCCAACGAACAAAAGTTTAAATTCTTGGAGATCTTTGCGTCATCTCCTTATATAAACAGCCTAGAGAAGAAAGAAGTTGCTGATACGTTTATTTTCATTGAAGAGCTTTTACAAAAGGGGATTCGGGATGAAATTATTATCCCCATGGATATCACCTTACTAAGCCACATTTTCTATAGCAGCATCCGGACGACAATTATGTATCAACAAATAAAATCACTTTCACAAGAAGAAATGGAAACGATTTTTAATCTAATGTGGAAAAGTATTGTGGATGTGTAA
- a CDS encoding VOC family protein, with protein sequence MKKSKLLRMDNISIVVESLDNAISFFEEIGLTLEGRATIEGEWSGRVTGLESQRVEIAMMVTPDGHSRIELSRFLQPSIQSDHRNAPVNAFGYLRVMFTVEDIDEMVSRLEKHGAKLVSEVVQYENAYRLCYIRGVEGILIGLAEQLVHT encoded by the coding sequence TTGAAAAAAAGCAAATTACTTCGAATGGATAATATCAGTATTGTTGTAGAATCTCTTGATAATGCCATTTCTTTTTTTGAGGAGATCGGCTTAACCCTTGAAGGAAGAGCGACTATTGAAGGAGAATGGTCAGGTCGTGTAACGGGACTGGAGTCTCAGCGTGTAGAAATAGCGATGATGGTTACTCCAGATGGTCACAGTCGCATTGAACTTTCGCGCTTTCTTCAGCCATCTATTCAATCCGATCATCGAAATGCCCCGGTAAATGCTTTTGGTTATTTACGGGTCATGTTTACTGTTGAAGACATTGATGAAATGGTCTCTAGGCTCGAAAAGCATGGTGCTAAGCTCGTTAGCGAAGTGGTTCAATATGAAAACGCCTATCGCCTCTGTTACATTCGTGGAGTGGAAGGAATTCTTATTGGATTAGCTGAACAGCTTGTTCACACATAA
- a CDS encoding SDR family oxidoreductase, translated as MNNKIALITGASTGVGFETALLLAKKGYKVYATMRNLEKQEALQEAAKSQNVQVIVKQLDVTSSTSINNCLDDIMKNEDNIDVLINNAGAGFIRTTEQATEEEIMWQLNVNLMGVIRTTKAVLPIMRKNKSGHIVNISSVGGLIGQPFNEIYCAAKFGVEGYTESLASYVQPHFNIKFTSIEPGGIHSEFANSALTQFESNGGLVDDEYKPLLEAYIGGAQSRQGDYIFQTSKEVAEIITDCVEMQDPPIRMRTSQWAEEFTKLKTQADPTGKLLQAEVAKLIGK; from the coding sequence ATGAACAACAAAATAGCTCTTATTACGGGTGCATCAACAGGAGTAGGATTTGAAACGGCACTATTACTAGCGAAAAAAGGATATAAAGTGTATGCAACAATGAGAAATCTAGAGAAGCAAGAGGCATTGCAGGAAGCTGCGAAGAGTCAAAATGTCCAAGTTATAGTGAAACAGTTAGACGTTACAAGCTCAACTAGCATCAATAATTGCTTAGACGACATTATGAAGAATGAAGACAACATAGACGTTCTCATCAACAATGCGGGCGCTGGATTTATCCGCACAACGGAGCAGGCTACTGAAGAAGAAATTATGTGGCAACTCAACGTAAACCTAATGGGCGTGATCCGCACAACCAAGGCTGTGTTGCCTATTATGAGAAAAAACAAGAGTGGTCACATTGTAAATATTTCATCTGTCGGTGGACTTATAGGACAACCGTTTAATGAAATTTACTGTGCAGCAAAATTCGGTGTGGAAGGCTACACAGAATCACTTGCTAGCTATGTACAACCGCACTTCAACATCAAATTTACAAGCATTGAACCCGGTGGAATTCATTCAGAGTTTGCTAATAGTGCGTTAACTCAATTTGAATCAAATGGCGGTCTAGTAGATGATGAGTATAAACCTCTACTAGAAGCATATATCGGTGGTGCTCAAAGCCGTCAAGGAGATTATATATTCCAAACCTCTAAAGAAGTCGCTGAAATTATTACTGATTGTGTAGAAATGCAGGATCCTCCTATTCGTATGCGTACCTCTCAATGGGCAGAAGAATTTACTAAATTAAAAACGCAGGCCGATCCAACAGGAAAATTATTGCAGGCAGAAGTCGCAAAATTAATTGGAAAATAA
- a CDS encoding GNAT family N-acetyltransferase, producing the protein MKLHISKEWNQKEKQYIDDQLYLFNLQHFPKDLGGRYEEVNVLVKDENGALRGGILSAVCWNWLEIYTIFLDEDSRRSGYGTKLLSEVEKMAVEKKCDFIKVDTLSFQALDFYKKNGFQVFGSLKGVGRDFEHYYLKKDLNPQNLSV; encoded by the coding sequence ATGAAACTTCATATAAGTAAGGAATGGAATCAAAAAGAGAAACAATATATCGACGATCAGCTTTACTTGTTTAACTTGCAGCATTTTCCGAAGGATTTGGGCGGGCGATATGAAGAAGTCAATGTATTGGTAAAGGATGAAAACGGTGCTCTTCGTGGTGGAATTTTGAGCGCCGTATGCTGGAATTGGTTAGAGATTTATACTATTTTTCTTGATGAAGATAGTAGACGATCTGGATACGGAACGAAGCTATTATCAGAGGTGGAGAAAATGGCCGTAGAGAAAAAATGTGACTTTATAAAAGTGGATACGTTAAGTTTTCAAGCGCTCGATTTCTATAAAAAGAATGGCTTTCAAGTGTTTGGGAGTTTAAAAGGTGTGGGGAGAGATTTCGAGCACTACTATCTGAAAAAGGATTTAAACCCGCAAAATTTATCCGTGTAA
- a CDS encoding MBL fold metallo-hydrolase translates to MNIVQLSEHIFKCESEINISITIPVNTWLIKHNDDVYIIDTGTEALVADQIKAATSIGNPKAIFLTHGHSDHIQGAVKWIEQFDLPVYAHENELTYINGEVPYPNKNVLEQNGVQNKVKPLTEEILSGVPLHYYLTPGHCPGHVIYHHTEDNVLLTGDLFITSSSDLHPPIRKFSVNMNTNIDSGRIIDEIKPHLISSSHGQDLFYHQDLYKKYAFIYRD, encoded by the coding sequence ATGAACATCGTACAGCTGTCCGAACACATCTTTAAATGTGAATCTGAAATTAATATCTCTATTACTATCCCTGTTAATACTTGGCTCATTAAGCATAACGATGACGTCTATATCATTGATACAGGAACTGAAGCATTAGTTGCTGATCAAATCAAGGCTGCGACATCAATTGGAAATCCAAAAGCGATTTTCCTTACACATGGCCACAGTGACCACATTCAAGGTGCTGTAAAATGGATCGAGCAGTTTGACCTCCCTGTTTATGCCCATGAAAATGAATTAACGTACATTAATGGTGAAGTCCCTTATCCGAATAAAAATGTACTTGAACAGAATGGTGTACAAAACAAGGTTAAACCATTGACAGAGGAAATACTTTCTGGTGTTCCGCTGCATTACTACCTAACACCAGGACATTGCCCCGGCCACGTCATCTATCACCATACAGAAGATAACGTCCTATTAACAGGTGATCTTTTTATTACAAGTAGCAGCGATCTCCATCCTCCTATCCGAAAGTTTAGTGTTAATATGAATACAAATATTGATAGTGGACGTATTATCGATGAAATCAAGCCACATTTAATTTCATCTTCACATGGACAAGATCTGTTTTATCACCAGGATCTGTATAAGAAATATGCATTTATTTATAGAGACTGA
- a CDS encoding CD3324 family protein → MSYKKAKDLLPTELVALIQQYADGECIYIPRREGTKKGWGTNTSTRVELNRRNVKIYADYLSGVNLNTLSRNYHLSYKSIQRIVLKEKKKRNSL, encoded by the coding sequence ATGAGCTATAAAAAAGCCAAAGATCTTTTACCAACAGAATTAGTAGCGCTAATACAGCAATATGCTGATGGTGAATGCATTTATATTCCTCGAAGAGAAGGCACTAAAAAAGGATGGGGAACGAATACCTCTACAAGGGTCGAATTAAATAGACGAAACGTAAAAATTTACGCTGATTACTTATCAGGTGTTAACCTAAATACGCTAAGCAGAAACTATCATTTGTCTTATAAAAGCATTCAAAGAATTGTATTGAAAGAAAAAAAGAAAAGAAACAGCTTGTGA